A stretch of the Tannerella serpentiformis genome encodes the following:
- a CDS encoding valine--tRNA ligase, producing MALASKYDPSSVEGKWYQYWLDNGFFRSLPDEREPYTVVIPPPNVTGVLHMGHMLNNTIQDILVRRARMTGRNACWVPGTDHASIATEAKVVARLAERGIRKSDLTREEFLRHAWEWKEEHGGIILKQLRRLGASCDWDRTAFTMDDIRSRSVIRVFCDLYRKGLIYRGVRMVNWDPAALTALSDEEVIYKEQQGKLYYLRYRIVGEDGYAIVATTRPETIMGDTAMCINPNDPKNQHLRGRRVIVPLVGREIPVIEDDYVDIEFGTGCLKVTPAHDVNDYMLGEKYNLPSIDIFNDNGTIAPAGELYVGMDRFAVREQIVRDLDAAGLLEKTEDYTNKVGFSERTNVPIEPKLSMQWFLKMDGLAKPALDAVMNDEIRFYPPKFKNTYRHWMENVKDWCISRQLWWGHRIPAYYASPTDEGTSGNVAPVVILVAETEEEARAQAAEHPMLKGRSFTLRQDEDCLDTWFSSWLWPIALFDGINHPGNDEMRYYYPTADLVTGPDIIFFWVARMIMAGYEYEGDKPFRSVYFTGIVRDKLGRKMSKSLGNSPDPLALIDQYGADGVRMGIMLAAPAGNDILFDESLCEQGRNFNNKIWNALRLVKSWEVSDAAEQPDAARIAIDWMEAKFCATIVELEDDFSRYRISEALMTAYKLFRDEFSAWYLEAVKPAYGQPIDAKTYRSTISLFEKLMLTLHPFMPFITEEVWQALADRQPGESIMVTQQPHPEQTNDRLTADFEVVKSIVGGVRSIRLERNIPNKESLTLQVVTGDHNEAYNPVIMKMCNVDTIVRAPKDATAASFMVGTTEYAVPLGNTIDVAEEIQKMEAEIDYLEGFLRSVMKKLGNEKFVANAKPEVVAVERKKRADAESKLALLRENVAKLKDNA from the coding sequence ATGGCATTAGCATCGAAATACGATCCCTCGTCGGTCGAGGGGAAATGGTATCAATACTGGTTGGACAACGGTTTCTTTCGCTCCCTTCCGGACGAGCGCGAGCCGTACACGGTGGTCATCCCGCCGCCCAACGTCACCGGCGTGCTCCACATGGGGCACATGCTCAACAACACGATTCAGGACATCCTTGTGCGCCGTGCACGCATGACGGGCCGCAATGCCTGCTGGGTGCCGGGCACGGATCACGCCTCCATCGCCACCGAGGCCAAGGTGGTGGCACGACTGGCTGAGCGCGGCATCCGCAAGTCAGACCTCACCCGCGAGGAGTTTTTGCGCCACGCTTGGGAGTGGAAAGAGGAGCACGGAGGCATCATCCTCAAGCAACTCCGACGCCTTGGCGCCTCCTGCGACTGGGATCGCACGGCCTTCACTATGGACGACATCCGCTCCCGGAGCGTCATCCGCGTCTTCTGCGATCTGTACCGTAAGGGACTGATCTATCGTGGCGTCCGCATGGTCAATTGGGACCCCGCCGCCCTCACCGCCCTCAGCGACGAGGAGGTGATTTATAAGGAGCAACAGGGCAAACTCTACTACCTGCGCTATCGCATCGTCGGCGAAGACGGATACGCCATCGTGGCTACGACCCGACCCGAAACGATCATGGGCGACACGGCTATGTGCATCAATCCGAACGATCCGAAGAACCAACACCTCCGCGGACGGCGCGTCATTGTCCCGCTCGTGGGGCGCGAGATCCCCGTCATCGAGGACGACTACGTCGACATTGAGTTTGGCACCGGCTGCCTCAAGGTCACCCCCGCGCACGACGTAAACGACTATATGCTGGGCGAGAAATACAACCTCCCCTCCATCGACATCTTTAACGACAATGGCACCATCGCTCCGGCGGGCGAGCTCTACGTCGGCATGGATCGCTTCGCCGTCCGCGAGCAGATCGTCCGCGACCTTGATGCCGCCGGACTACTCGAGAAAACAGAGGATTACACGAACAAGGTGGGCTTCTCCGAGCGTACCAATGTGCCCATCGAGCCGAAGCTCTCCATGCAGTGGTTCCTGAAAATGGACGGTCTGGCTAAGCCGGCACTCGATGCGGTGATGAACGACGAGATCCGTTTCTACCCGCCGAAGTTCAAGAACACCTACCGCCACTGGATGGAGAACGTGAAAGATTGGTGCATCAGTCGCCAACTGTGGTGGGGGCATCGCATCCCGGCTTACTATGCCTCGCCGACCGATGAGGGTACGTCGGGCAATGTGGCGCCGGTCGTGATTCTCGTAGCCGAAACCGAGGAGGAAGCGCGCGCACAGGCTGCTGAACACCCCATGTTGAAAGGACGCTCGTTCACACTGCGGCAGGATGAGGATTGCCTTGATACATGGTTCTCTTCTTGGCTTTGGCCCATCGCCCTCTTCGACGGAATTAACCATCCCGGTAACGACGAAATGCGTTATTACTACCCCACGGCGGACCTTGTCACTGGCCCAGATATCATCTTCTTCTGGGTGGCGCGTATGATCATGGCCGGCTATGAGTATGAGGGGGATAAGCCCTTCCGTAGCGTCTACTTCACCGGCATCGTGCGCGACAAGCTCGGGCGGAAGATGTCGAAGTCGCTCGGCAACTCACCCGATCCGCTCGCTCTTATCGACCAATACGGTGCCGATGGGGTGCGCATGGGTATCATGCTGGCCGCTCCAGCGGGTAACGACATCCTCTTCGACGAGTCGTTGTGCGAACAGGGGCGCAACTTCAACAACAAGATCTGGAACGCACTCCGTTTGGTGAAGAGTTGGGAGGTTTCCGATGCAGCAGAACAGCCCGATGCGGCAAGAATTGCGATCGATTGGATGGAGGCGAAGTTCTGCGCGACGATCGTGGAACTTGAGGATGATTTCTCGAGGTACCGTATCTCCGAAGCGTTGATGACGGCTTACAAACTCTTTCGTGATGAGTTCTCTGCGTGGTATCTCGAGGCTGTTAAGCCTGCTTACGGTCAGCCCATCGATGCAAAAACATATCGTTCCACGATTTCGCTGTTTGAGAAACTCATGCTGACCCTTCATCCGTTTATGCCCTTCATCACGGAAGAAGTATGGCAGGCATTGGCCGATCGTCAGCCGGGTGAGAGCATTATGGTCACTCAGCAGCCTCACCCGGAGCAAACGAACGACCGATTGACGGCCGACTTTGAGGTGGTAAAGAGCATCGTGGGCGGTGTACGCTCCATTCGACTCGAGCGCAACATCCCGAACAAGGAGTCGCTCACGTTGCAGGTCGTTACGGGTGATCATAACGAGGCGTATAATCCGGTCATTATGAAGATGTGCAACGTCGATACGATCGTGCGAGCTCCGAAAGATGCCACTGCCGCCTCGTTTATGGTCGGCACGACAGAATATGCTGTACCGCTGGGCAACACCATCGATGTGGCTGAAGAGATCCAGAAGATGGAAGCTGAGATTGACTACCTCGAGGGCTTCCTTCGTTCGGTGATGAAGAAGCTCGGCAATGAGAAGTTTGTCGCCAACGCTAAGCCCGAAGTCGTGGCTGTCGAGCGAAAGAAGCGTGCCGATGCCGAGAGTAAACTCGCGCTCCTGCGAGAAAACGTGGCTAAGCTGAAAGACAATGCGTGA